DNA from Marinagarivorans cellulosilyticus:
GGTTAAGAGTCATCATTAATTCGCGGTGCCCTCGGCGCACGGTAAGTACAACCGGGGTTACTTGGTTTGCAGCCCACTTAAGCGCTTGTGGTGAAAAGGCGTAATGATTAATAGAGAGAATAATATCGCCAGGCGCAATACCCACTTTGCTTGCGGCACTGGTGTCGCATACGCCATAAATTGTTGCGTCGGTATTACTCATAAAAAACAGGCCTAGATAAAAACCTGCTTGCCATTCGGGAATTAACCCCAGTTGGCGGAACTTAGCTGGTGTATCAAGGTGAGCAGGTTGTGTAATTTGCTGCTCGATACCGCTACCTAAACCCGCGTGCCTTTGATTAAAAAAATCAATAACATCTTGTGTACTATAGCCAATGTAGTTTGCCGGTACTGTTTGGTTCGGGCCAAAAAAAGTTTGGTAGAAATCGCTAAAGGCATTATCGAGGGTATCGTTAAATGTCATGCGCAAATCGGTATCTAAACCAAAGGCAATTAACATTCCTTTGTCGTAATAGTCGATACTGTTATTGACGCGGCCTGGGTATTTAGCGTGGTTCATGTAGGTCGCTAGCGACGAGTCGGTCGCGCTAACGCGTTTGTAGGCTGGCTGCTGACTTAGGTGTTGGTAGTAATTGGCTACGGCGCTAAAAAATTGTGTGGGGCTATAAGCTTTAGCGCGGGTACTAATAAGAAATTCGTAGTAGCGGGTAAAGCCTTCGGCCATCCATAAACCTTCGGTAAAACATCCGCAATCCAGCGTTGACGATAGTTGCCCCAAAGGCGCTGGACGCAAGCGCCGAACATTCCAAGCGTGGAATAATTCATGGGCACACACGCGAATGCCATTAGCAAATTGGTCTGGGTCGATAAAAACATTTGGCCCTAAACCACTCATATTGCTGGTTAAGTGTTCTAGCCCCCAATCGGCTTGAGGGTTGAGCGATAAAAAGAAGGTGTAATCGTCAAAGGGAAACTGGTGAAAAATGTCGTAGGTTTTATCAACCGCAATGCACAATTGGTCGACAAACTTGTGTACGGTTTGCTCAAAGCCAATACCTTGGTCCACAAAAACGAAATAAAACGGGGTGTTGTGTATAGCGCGTTTTATCAATGTGAAGTTGCCGAAAACAACGGGCGTATCTAGCAGTAATTCGTAGCTGGGGTAAATCCAGCTGGGCTGTTGTCCGATTTGTTGGGCACCAGAAGGATGATGAAAGCCCCAATCTTTTGGTAGGTTATGGTAGGTCACTTTGCATTGGCCTAAGTGTGCCGGCGTGTGTAAATAGCGAGTGCCCAATAAAATAGTGTATTCACTATCAACCAAACCCATGGCATCACCTAATTCAGGCTCGTAGCAAGATGCGTTATAGCGGACGATCAGGTGTTGGCTGTAGGATTTAATCAGGTATTGGTTAAAACCTTTGCGCTCGACAACCAGCGGTTTACTTTCCCCTTCGTTATTGGCGCTTAAGCAAAAAATATCGCGTCCGTAGGCTTCAAAGGAGTAATCGCCAGGCACCCATGTGGGGATTTCTATAATTACGTCCCCGTTCGCAATGGCTCCAGTTATGGTCATTTCTACGGCAATTTCTAATGCCATGGGGTCAATGGTTACGTCATAGCAAACTGCTGGGGTATTAGCCTGTTGTGTCATCAATTACACCTGCGACATTTACATGGTTTAAGAAGGCTACAACAGTCCTTGCAAGTGCGGTATTACACGACATTACCAAGGTTGCTGTCTTGGCTGTTTGTTGTACTAATTGGTCGTATTGACGTTAGCTTGCGTATTAGTCCTAGAGCGGTAAATAACCAGTAATTAGGTTGCGCGTTGTGATAAATAGCTAATGGGGGAGATATGCAGCAGACGATGTTAGCTGGGCTTGGTGGTAGGCAGGCAAAGCCGGCACTTTTTTATGACGGTGCTTGCCGCCTTTGCGCAGGTGAAATTAGCCGTGCGGCACAAAAGGCTAAAGGCAGTATCCAATTTATTAATGTACATACGTTGGATGTGCCCCGCGAGGAAAAAGCCCGCTTATTAAAAAGCTTGCACTTGTGGTTGCCAAGCGGCCAAGTATTGCGAGGGCTGGATGCTAATTTGGCGCTATGGCGTTTAGCGGGCGGGCACCCATTGGCCAGCATGCTGGGCTTTGCGCTAATTCGACCGATTGCGCGCTTGGCCTATAACACTTGGGCGTGGCTGCGTTATAAGGCGCTTTACGGTGGGGGTACTTGCAACCGGTGCGCGTTAGCGGGGAATGACAAAGGTGATTGCCTTGGAAAATAAACCTGGTTTACCAACACACAATCTTAGCCACGTTGTAGAGCCCAAAGTTAGGCGCTGTTTAGTTATTGGCGGCGGCGCTATAGGGCAGGCGCTGGCGCAATACCTTAGCGGTGAAGAATTCGCAGCAGCTGTGGCGCAAGAGGGCGTAAGCCGAACCGAGGTTATTGCCACTTGGCGTACGACCGAGCCGGTAGCGCAGAATAACCAGCTGCGCTGGCTGCAACTCGACCCCACAGATCCAAGCAGTGTTGCTTTGTTGGCCCAGCGCATTAGGCAGCTGTGGCCAGATGTGCATTGGTTGATTAATTGTGTGGGCATGCTTAGCGGCGAGCAGGGGCCAGAAAAGCGTATACAAGATTTTTCGCCAACGTTTTTTTTGCACAACTGCCAAGTAAACGTTGTGCCTACGTTGTTGCTTGCTCAGCATCTTTCAGATTTTTTTGCTAAAGGCGACAACAGTATATTTGCGGCTCTTTCGGCAAAAGTGGGCAGCATCGAGGATAACCGTTTAGGTGGCTGGTACAGCTACCGAAGCAGCAAGGCTGCATTGAATATGGCCCTAAAAACGCTCAGTATTGAATGGCAGCGGCGGTACCCAAAGCGCTGTGTTGTAGCATTGCACCCTGGTACTACCCGCTCGCCATTATCGGCACCTTTTAGCGCCAAGGTTCCACCTGCGCGCTATTTTACTGCCTATAAAACAGCGCGCTTACTGGCTAAACAATTATTGCTTTTACAGCCACATCACACTGGGGATTTTATTAGCTGGAATGGCGAGCGCTTGCCTTGGTAATACGCTTATGTTTTGCAATGCTAGGGCAATACTAAAGCGTTAATTAAAAGTATTGAATTATTTGCCAATATAGCGGTATTCCCAGTAACACATTAAAGGGAAGGTTACCCCTAGTGATGCAAAAATGGCCAGACCAATATCGGCATCTTTAATGGCGCTGCAGATCGCCGCTGGTGCCGCAATGTACGATGCGCTGGCGGTAAGGGCGGCTAAGACCAAGGTTTTTTGGATTATAGAAGGCGCAAATCTTTATCGAGATATTTATGGGTGATAGAAAGGTGGTGTGGGGAGAGCTGGCTAGAAACCAGCTCTTACCCGATTTATAGCTGTGCATTATGTAAATTTACAATATTGTTTTGATATGGAGAATCTACGGTAATACGCATTATATTTTCTGCTTCTATTAGCTTATTGAGCCTGGACAAGGTCTTTTTCGGGCCGTACGTTAAGATTTTAATCCATCCATCGGAAATACCCTCCACCTTGGCAATATCGAAACTATCTTCCTCGTCTGAATGGTAAATACATAAACTATTGTATTTTGCAGCGGCCTCTTTAAACAAATCTTCAAAGTTTTCCGATTCTAGTAACAGCTTGGGTTTGTCACTACCGCTCTCTATCAGTGATGCTATAGATTTGTGCTCTCTATTCCCCCACATTAACTCGTATATCTGCTCTATATGAAAAAATGTATATCCCTCGAACGCTCCCTCATCACTATACAGAGAGAATATTCCGACTTCATCATTAGCAAATTCGAAAACACCCGTTTGGTCCTCATCTGCACAACTGCGACGAATGGAAACCAATTCTCTTTGAAGCTGAAGTTTCTTTATTTCTTGGATGAGCATGATTTCTCCGTTTTTGCTCTAACGCCCAAATTTAAGGGCGACTGAAGCGCAGCGTAAGGCGCTCCGCAAGATTTGTTTGTTAGGCACGTGCACCAACCTCCAAATTTACCCAACAAAGCATTGAGTCAGAATTGGCCTGCCCTTGAGGTAATAGTTTTTCTTTCATCTCGAAACAGCCGCCAGCTATGCCAACCAAATGTGGAACACCGGAAGCTTTCCAGAATAGTGTTGTGCCACATATTTCACAGAAATACCTTTCTTGCTTTCCGTATTGCTGCGATTCTTCTATTACATATGCCGATACATTACCGGCTATATGCTTGAAGTTTTCTTTTAGAACATAGATCGACCAGCCAAATGCGCTTCCGGTTCTCTTTTTGCAATTATCACAATGACACACTGCAGATATTTCTGGCTTTCCTTTGATCTCTACAATTGTAAATCCACAACAGCATTTTGCTTGATCATTCACGCGATCTTCCTTTATTGCCTAACGCCGCGCTCTGC
Protein-coding regions in this window:
- a CDS encoding thiol-disulfide oxidoreductase DCC family protein — translated: MQQTMLAGLGGRQAKPALFYDGACRLCAGEISRAAQKAKGSIQFINVHTLDVPREEKARLLKSLHLWLPSGQVLRGLDANLALWRLAGGHPLASMLGFALIRPIARLAYNTWAWLRYKALYGGGTCNRCALAGNDKGDCLGK
- a CDS encoding SDR family NAD(P)-dependent oxidoreductase produces the protein MENKPGLPTHNLSHVVEPKVRRCLVIGGGAIGQALAQYLSGEEFAAAVAQEGVSRTEVIATWRTTEPVAQNNQLRWLQLDPTDPSSVALLAQRIRQLWPDVHWLINCVGMLSGEQGPEKRIQDFSPTFFLHNCQVNVVPTLLLAQHLSDFFAKGDNSIFAALSAKVGSIEDNRLGGWYSYRSSKAALNMALKTLSIEWQRRYPKRCVVALHPGTTRSPLSAPFSAKVPPARYFTAYKTARLLAKQLLLLQPHHTGDFISWNGERLPW
- a CDS encoding sodium-dependent bicarbonate transport family permease translates to MAAPAAICSAIKDADIGLAIFASLGVTFPLMCYWEYRYIGK
- a CDS encoding GFA family protein; this translates as MNDQAKCCCGFTIVEIKGKPEISAVCHCDNCKKRTGSAFGWSIYVLKENFKHIAGNVSAYVIEESQQYGKQERYFCEICGTTLFWKASGVPHLVGIAGGCFEMKEKLLPQGQANSDSMLCWVNLEVGARA